The genomic interval AGGAACAAGTATTCCTGGGCGAACAAATGGGTAGTCAACGTGAATACAGCGACAGTACAGCTCGCGAAATTGATGAAGAAGTACAGCGCATCCTCAAAGAAGCATTCGACCGGGCGATGACCTCTATTCAAGAAAATCGTGATGTGCTTGATAAACTTGCCGATGAGCTGCTTGAACGCGAAGAAGTTCCCGGCAAAGAAGTTATGAAATGGCTCAACGGCAAAATAGATGCTGATAAGGCTGAAGAAATTACAGACTCACAAGAAGAAGACATAGCCAAATCTGAAGAAGAATAGCTTTCAGAAGTCTTTGCAAAACCTTAAGAATTGTCATTCTGAACCTGCCGAGGAGTTCAACTAGCGATCGGCACCTGTTAAGGAGACCCTTCAGGGTCGTTCAGGATGACAACCGAATTTTGCAAAGACCGCTTTTCAATCCAACCTTTAACATTTTCAGGAAATGACCTATAACATCATTTTTGAAAGTGGAGTAACAACAACAATTAAAGCTAAGTCTATTGAACTCAACGATGTGCTCGACAAAGTTGAGGTTATTGGACAAGACGGTGAAGAACGAGACGACATCTATCTCAACGTCGAACACATCTCAGGCATCATCCCGCAGGATTAACATATCCTTCAAGAAAATTTTGAAATACATCCTGCTTCTATACAAACAGAATCACCAGCAGAGTGTATAGGCCGGCACCTAGGCCCGCAGCAGTAAGTGCCAGCGGAATTTGGGTATAAACGTGATCCATAAGATCACAGCCGGTAGCCAGTGACGAAAGGATAGTGGTATCCGAAATGGGCGAACACTGATCCCCGAAGACACTGCCGCCTACCACTGCTCCGAAGCAGAGGGTGATAAAAAACTCATCGGGCATCACTGACCATGCCAACGGCATTGCTACAGGAAACACCACTGCATAAGTTCCCCACGATGTACCTGCTGCAAAAGCAATAATCATACAAAGCAGCATTAATATAGCAGGCAAGACAGGCGGAGCAATAGCACCTCCCACCAGTTCAACAACGTATGCTGCAGTTCCCACAGAATCAGCTACTTCTTTTAAGGTAACCGCCAACGCCAAGATGATAGCGCCTATCGTCACCCCTTTACATCCATCTACAAAACCATCCATGACTGTTTTTAACTTCATACCTTTGGCCAGCGCCACAAACATGCCTGTAAGCACAGCCAGCACAAAGGCTTCGGCAATAAGTAAGGTCGGATCTTCGGTATTGCCCATAATGTAGGCTGTATATCCATACGGGATGATAGCTACCCCCAACAACGTACCGATGGGACCAAAGAAATCTACCAGCCCGGAACTGTAATCTTCCGGAATATCCATTTCAGTTAGTTCGGATGAGGACATTGGATCTGCCCCATCACGGTCAAGCTTACCGGTCTCTCGGGATCGGCTGATCGCTTTACGCATCTTTTTGCCCGGCACCCACGGCAACAGCTCCCACGCAAACAGGAAGGTAATGATGAGGGCAAAAATCCCATAAAAATTAAACGGCAGGGCCTGTATAAAAAATGCCACACCATCCTGCGTAGTCTCAAAAAGTGGAATCGTTCCTACCACAAGTCCGGCAATATAAATAGGCCAAACGTTAAACGGAATTATCGTTGCGGCGGGAGATGCAGTAGAATCAACCATATACGAAAGTTCTTCATGAGACACTTCTTGCTCGTCAGCAATAGGCCGAACAGTAGCTCCCGTCAACACCGTACTTATGGTCCCGCCCTGATGAAAGACAAGCCCCATCAGCCAGGTAAAAAACTTGGCAGACTTGGGACCTCGTACAATCTTTTCACTGGCCCATGCGGCAAACCTTTCGGCCCCGCCGGTGCGCGTCCAAATACCAATGAGTCCGCCAAGCGACCATAAATAAACCAGTAGAATAAGAGCAAAATCTTCTGTGCCAATCGACGGTATCAGGTAGGCATCAACGATATTGATATTACCGGATATAAATCCCCCGAGAGCAATACCCACAAACAACGAACTAATCACTTCTTTGGTCCAAAAAGCCAATCCAATAGCTACAAGCGGCGGAAGGATCGACCAAAAACCGAAGTGCCCGCCCTGTTTGGGAATCTCCCCTGCAAAGACAATCCCTACTACCACTACAATAAATGCGATAGTAAGATTAAGCCAGTTACCGTCGGATATTTGCCACGAAGAGCCGTTGTTCATTTTGGTCATAAAAGAAAATATCAGAAATTAAAAAGCCACTTTAATCTGTCTAAATCATCGCTTCTAATCAAATGGATACTGGACTATCATTGACGGATGATTTTGGTATATTTTAATTCATTTTATCGGAATACATTGATACGAACTCTGCAAAACTGAACAGCTGTATGACCACTTCTGATTTCGGCACGGGAGAATACGTGCGAAGCATCATAGCTATTACCGCTTTTTTTATCATCTTTCTGATCGCTACCCCTGTCATCCTTTTTCTGCTGCTAATTACTTTTGGGAAGGCCTCTAACTTTGTTGTTGAGCAAATCGCTCCATTGATGATGTACCCCGTCTTCTGGATCAGCGGAATATCTTTTGATCAAAAGATCCATGCCGATCACCTTCCCGAACCTGCCATTTATATTATTAACCACAGCTCTACACTGGATGTACTTACTATACTGGCACTGGGATTACCGAAGATACGCTTCGTAGCCAAATGGGAGTTCCAGTATAATCCCATCTTTCTGCTGCTGGGGCGGCTCACGGGACAGATTTTTATCAAACGCGATAAATCAGAAAAAGCCGTTGAGACACTCCAGAAAACATATCGACGTATCAAAAGAGATGAGCTATCTATTATGATGGCGCCCGAAGGATCGCGTAAACATCCCGGCGTTATCGGCCCATTTAAAAAAGGACCTTTTCGGATGGCGATGGACCTCGATTATCCCATTGTGCCCATATATTTTGAAGGCAACCAGCAACTTAGCAAAGGTGGCACGCTGATCACAAAATCAGGAGAACTTACTGCACACATTCATGAAGCGATTGACATTTCGGACTGGACCGTCGATAACCTGGAACAACATATTACAGAAGTGCGCAGCCGGTATATCAAATGGGCCGGCGTTGAAAATGATGACGTGCGCCCCATTGCTTGATAATAACACCACTATCCCGTACCCCAGTGCTTTGGAAAAAGAATTATCCGTAACGAAGCTACGGATGAAAATATACGTTCCTTATTTGTCTCTTGTGGTGATCGGCACGCCCCAAAAAGCGGGGCTCACGATGACAATTTCAAATGGAGGTGGTTTTGCAAAACCCTCAACAAATTAAAAAGTGATGAACATTCTCAATATCGAAATTAAAGCACGCTGTGAAGATCCCGAGACAATCCGCTCTATTCTCGAGGACCAAAATGCCGACTACAAAGGTACCGACCACCAGATAGATACCTACTTTAATGTCCCCGAGGGACGTCTAAAACTTCGGCAAGGCAACATTGAAAAAAACCTCATTTTTTATCGGCGGCCAAATTCCCAAACCCCCGAAGCCTCTAATATTGATCTCATGCCGGCCGAACATCCCGAAAAATTACATGCCCTGCTTGATAACGCACTCGGCACTATGGTCGTTGTTGACAAAGAGCGCGAAATCTATTTTATCGACAACGTAAAATTTCATATCGACCACGTTGAGAAACTAGGCCATTTTGTTGAGATTGAAGCTATTGATGAGGGCGGCAGTATCGGAGAAGAAAAGCTACGTTCGCAGTGCCAGCACTACCTCGAGCTATTTGATATACCAGCTGAACAGTTGGTGGCTGAGTCTTATTCTGACCTGCTGATGAATTTGGATAGTGATTGATTAAGTGATTAAGTGTTAAGTTTTAAGTGTTCAAGTGTTAAGCACCAGGGCAACAAAGCTGGGCCGTTGACTGGCGACAGACGACCCCAACATCTAGTTCCAATTTCCACCTTCCAACAACCTGCCTTCACGAATCACGTTTCACTATTCCTGATTTTTCCCTTATTCTGCTAGAAATTTGGTCTAAAGAACACTGCTATGAATCTGGATAGAAATACATTAATAAAACAACTCGAAGACGATCCTGAAATATGGGATATTATTATCATTGGTGGTGGGGCAACTGGGCTCGGAACCGCCGTTGATGCCGCCGCTCGCGGATACCAAACCCTGTTGTTAGAACAGCACGATTTTGCCAAAGGCACCTCCAGCCGCAGCACGAAACTAGTTCACGGCGGTGTGCGATATCTTCAGCAGGGTGATATTAAACTTGTCAAAGAAGCACTGCGCGAACGCGGGCTGATGCATCAAAATGCCCCTCACCTGGTAAAGAACCTTTCCTTTGTGGTGCCCGCTTACAAATGGTGGGAAGGGCCCTTTTACGGATTTGGGCTCAAGATCTACGATGCCATGGCCGGCGACCTTGGGTTAGGTCCCTCCAAGCTACTCTCCAAAGAAGAGACCCTGGAGCATCTGCCTACCCTTGAAACCGACGGACTCGACGGCGGTATTCTTTATCATGATGCCCAATTTGACGACGCCCGCATGGCCATCACACTGATGCAAACGATCCGCGACCAAGGCGGCACAGCCATCAACTATATGAAAGTAACCGACCTGCTTAAGTCTGATGGCAACATAACCGGCGTACAGGCCCGTGATCAGGAATCCGGTGATACCTACGAGCTTAAGGCCAAATGCGTAATCAACGCCACCGGTATTTTTACCGACCAGATCAGAAAAATGAATAATCCATCTGTCTCATCCATCATTCAGCCAAGCCGCGGCGTTCACATCGTACTAGATGATTCCTTTCAGCCGGGCGACAGCGCCATGCTGGTTCCCCATACCGATGACGGACGCGTTATCTTTGCCATCCCCTGGAAAGAACGCATCCTTATCGGCACCACGGATGTACCAATGGAACAACCCGAACTGGAACCGTATCCCACCGATGAAGAAATTAACTACCTACTTAAATATGCTCAAAAATACCTGGAAGGCGATCCCACGCGCAGTGACATACTCAGTGCCTATGCCGGCATTCGTCCCCTTGTCTCACATTCTCCGGATGGTGATACCGCCGACATTTCGCGCGACCATACGCTACTCACCGATTCATCAGGGCTTATCACTATTGCCGGCGGCAAGTGGACGACCTATCGCAAGATGGCAGAAGATACCATCGACCAAGCAGCCGAGGTAGGAGGATTAGCATCCCGGGAATCCCCAACAGAAGAATTACATCTCCACGGGTGGACGTTCAACAATGAGCCGGCTGACAGCTTTCAGCAGTACGGCTCCGAATCTTCAGCGCTCAAAGAAATTGCCGAGAATACAGACAATGGCCGTGAACCCCTGCACCCCAACCTGCCATATACTCCGGCCGAAGTTATCTGGGCGGCCCGCAACGAGATGGCACGCACCGTAGAAGATGTACTGGCCCGGCGCACACGCGCTCTGCTGCTAGATGCCCGTGCAAGCATAGAAATTGCTGAAGCCGTCGCCAGCCTGCTTGCAAATGAGTTGAACAAAAGTCAGGAATGGGAAGAAGCACAGGTAGAAGCATTCACCAAATTAGCTAAGCAATATTTGGTGACTCCTTAATCTGCTTTATTTGCTGCTTTAATCGCTCTACTACACGCTTGATATTATTTTTGATCTGCAGGTCAGTGATCGTTACTACCTTTACACCAAATCTTTCGATCTCTTTCCGACGCCTTTTATCATAACCGGATTTATAATCAGCCTTGCTGTCTTTGATTTCAATGGCCAGCATAAGCTCCGGAGAATAAAAGTCAACAATATATTCGCCCAGCGGCTTGTGTCGATCAAACTTATAGCCCAGCAGCTTTCTCTCTCGTAGCTCTTCCCAAAGCAACTTATTGCAAACCGTGCTGTTGTTACGCAGCTTTACTGCCAACGGCACTAATTTTTGATTATATGGAATAAATGAAATTGCCATAACACAGTAAGACCGTTGGGAAACCAAATCCTTACAATTTTTCTCATTTTTCCGACCTGATAATTAGTCAATTGCAACTACGGATACCCCTCCCCAAGAATAGTAATAATATCGAGCATGGGGAGAAGCGAAGTGGATCACAACTTACGGTACGGCAATGCCTGTACTGCTGAACAAATAAATGCTATATCCGGCAGGTTTTAATTGTTGATCTTTCTAGCTCTCCGGACCGGGACTTTTAAATACTTCGTCATGATTCCAGGCGATATAATTGACGGCCGGCTCATATACCGCACGGACCGGTGGACGAATTTCATCACCGTGAAAGCGCCCCAGCCACAAGTCAAAGCCGTCGGTGCCTACCACTTTTTCGGATATCAAAAACTGTAGGTCTTCATCGAGAGTGAATGCGCCCAGATCAAACAGTTTATGATGTAGAGTGCACAGGGCAATGCCGTTGGTGATATCATCCGGACCGCCGTGACTATGCCATTTGATATGAGCCGCTTCTATGCAGAGCGTTTTAGCTCCCATCCGCACGTCGAAATCACATATCGCACAACGATACTCGTAGGCCTGCAGCACATTATGCCTGAAATTGGGGTCGCGCTTTTTCCGACTTATAGTTTGCTCCTCAAGCGAAATCCCTGTTTCGTGGATAATATCTTCATGAATAGTATCGGGGAAATGAGCATCCAGCAGTTGGGAACAGATTGTATTGATAACAGAGGGATGCTCTTTCAAAAATTCATAAACTTCCGGCTTAAAGCCCGCCCGGATCTCTTTCTCCCGCAGATCCGTTTTTCGTACGCCGCCACTACTATTGAGAACCAGCTCATCACCTCTTTCTACCTCCCACATCCCATCGTTCTGCAAACGCCAAAACGGATAGTGGGTATTCCCTGCATTTCGCGGAGTGCCAAATTCAGTTAGTAATTCCTTCAGCTCGGGGTCAATCTCTTTGTACCCCAACAGCCGCTTATCATTATTCTGCAGATACCCAATCGCCAACAGCACCAGCAGCGGCTTGTGGGGTGCCCGGCGGTCACCGCTTTTCCAGACGGTGAGAGATTGGAATTTTTGCAGGATTTCTTGCTCCGTCATCTTTTTACCTCAAAATAACTTTCGGAGAATATCCATTTCTGTATCCTTCATGGAAAAAGGAATGGCCGTAAGATTAAGTTGAATATGCCGATTACCTCGACTTATTTCCGCAGTGTGCACATGACGCCCTCGCTCTATTAACGATTCCCACGTTTTCTTTTTACAGGGATACATTAGGGAACATCGAATTTCTTTATCTTCTGGAAGAGAAGCATAAGCTAATATTTGTAACAAATCGTTGCGGTGCCGCTCCCTAATGGTATCACCAATATTATACCAGCTTTCGGTATTCAAGTCCTCCCAGTGATCTTTATATTTGGCATCAATGATATGAACTATATCTTCTTTTTCTACGACAAGGTCTGGTACCAGTGAACCTTGTGAACCGAGAAAGGGTGGATCCCACGAAATTGGTACTACCGTTTCTCGGTTTCGGCCACTTTTTAACGTACCGCCCGTCTGTTGCACAATTTCCCCTATTACTGTCTCAACGTATGACTCAAACAACTCTTCCATATTCATCTTCCACGGCAAGCCGCTTAAATCTCCCAAACCAGCTAACCCTTGATTTTCAGTGGTCCAGACTATGGCCTGTAATCCCTTTTCAATAGCTTCACCCTGTAAGGAAGATGACTGCAAGTAATCAATTTGGAGATTATTAGGTTGTCTGGGAGCACAATCAGACACTTTTTGAATGAGCTGATTACACAAATCAACAAGTTGTAGAACATAAACACCAGCATCTCGCTGGGTTGCCAAGCTCTGTCGTTGTTTCTTTAATGCAAAATGAACGACAGATTTAAGCTCACGATTTTCCTGCAATTCCGGATATCGACATTTGAAATTCAGGAACTTTCCTTTAGAAACCTGTTTCTGCGCATAGTCCGCCCAATCTACTTTTCCTTTGGGCTTGGACCTATGTAACTCGTCCATTTCGAAGCGACGATCGAGCTGTTTGATCAACTCTTCCAGGCGACCCAAAATAACACTCGATAATACCCACGGTGGAACGCGCCGCTCGGATATTTTAAGCTGTGGCAAATTCAGGATATTGGGTAGAATCTTCCACCCTGTTGTTGATAGGATAGGCCCAATACCCTTCCAGCCAAAGCGAGGTGTTATAATCAAACTGTATTCATACTTATGCGTTATTGGAGAAAGAAGAGGAATCGCACCGACAGACGTATGTGACCTTAATTTCAACTTTAAACTATCTCCGGAATAATAAATCTCAGAGTCCAGATCTAGTTTATTTAGTGGATCCCTATTAAGATTTAAAAACTGTTGCCCCAATTTTGCCGTAATTTTGTCCTCATATCGAGCATCCACGTGCTTCGACAAAAATTCAGTACTCAGATAGGCCGTTTGATTATCGTGAAGCTCTAAGACGTCCGAATGATTAGCCTGTAGATCCTTGGCCCATTCGTCAGCTGTTTGCTTTTTAGCCATAGCAGTTCTAATCCTTAAAGTTGCTCAATCTCCTGGATATAAGCATGAATAGCATCCGCAAAATTGGCCACATATCCTTGTGATAAATACTCTTTCAAAAGCGGAATCAAATTCGTCTGCATTTGAGTGGCGGCATCCACATCTTCGTGAGCAATGAAATAGGAGTGTCCGGGCATGAGGTCAAAAGAATCTTCGGAAGCATAATTGATAAAAATAGATAATAATTTCTGGTAAGCTTCCTTGGTCATCTCATTTCCTTTTTCTTCTACCACTTCTACTTGTGGCCACATATTAAGGAAAGCAAACCGACGACGAATGGCTACATCCAAAATAGCGATACTGCGATCTGCCGTATTCATCGTTCCAAGAATATGTAGATTATCAGGAAAGGTTAGCTCTTGGCCAACTTCTCCACCAAAATCATAGGGCAGTTGAATAGTACGGTCCTCATAAGGCTCCAATCCATAGATAGCCTCACCCAATACTTTCGCCAAATCTGCCCGGTTAATTTCATCAATAACCAACAGAACATTCTCTTCTGTTTGGTAGGCTTGTTCAACGGCATCCAACAAATGTCCCCGGCTAATGCTGAAATTTAATCCTAGCTCTGTTCCTGTAGATGTGGGAAACAGTCCTCCAATAAAATTTTCATATGTGATATTGGGATGAAACTGGATGGTCATTCCCTCATTGTCATAATCTTCTTCTAATAATTTATTCGCCAGTCGAGTTTTTCCTGTACCCGGTGGACCTTGAAGCACCACGTATTTCCGTTGTCTCAAAAGATTGCCAATCTTTTGTTGGGTCACCGTTGGCATGAGATAGGAGAAATAATTGCTTTTTATCTCTTTGAATTCATCTTCAGCAGCACTAAGAGGAGTATAACCGCGCTCTTCAAAATTAAAATCTAAAAAAACTTTTAGTGCTTTATCTGCTACCTCATCGTTGGCAATGCAAAATCCATAAATCTCTTTGCCATAGCGATCAAATATGTTCTTATACTTGGGATGAGCATTGACCACATTTTGAGGCACAGTGATATCAGTACGTACTGCATCCTTTTTTGCCCAGGCAATGGGTTCATTTCCAGAATACTGCTCATTTAACCACCGGACAATCGCATTGATCTTTCGTGAATGTCCAGGCTTGCCGATAATATTTTCATCGGGACTTAAACCCTGCGTACCCACTCCCATAGCAATCATAGCGGGCCCATCCTCGACGGGAAAAATGACAAAGCTCATCCCACTATATCCTCCACTTGTGGGATTTGACTCATGAATTATGGCAGAGAAAGGTGTTTTTGCGGCTGGGGTGCGGAACTGAATATCTTTCTGAGCTCTTAAAGAATAGCGTCCCCCATTTGACCCGAACAATTCATCAAATGCTTTTTCTGATTCCTCCGACCAATGTTCTGAATTATACGATTTCGTACACAGCTCAATTAATGAATCCATTTTTAGTAATTTATTTTCAGGGATTTTACTCCCAAAGGTGGATGATTTAAGCAACGATTACAAATCTCTTCAATTATTACTTAATAACATCATCACCAGCAAACTTTTAAAAACGTATCGATCACCCAAGTATGAATCAACTCAGCTTTAGAATCTTCTCCCGCCTTTTTTGATAATTCATAATACCATTCGCCCATTGCCCATACGCAAAATGGTACCAATGCACATTTTCACTATATTAGATGGGCAGTATGTCATCATACCAAATCCCGGGAATCCCCGGAAGATAATATACATTAGAACCTCATCAGACAGGACGTATGAATTTATCCCGTTTACTAACACTCGCCGCCAAACCCTTTTTATTTCTGCTGGAATACCTGTTTAAACTTGCTGCCGGTGTTACCAGCATGATTGTCCTGGGAGCCGGCGGATCTTTTTTTAGCAAGGTCGGTGCAGGCTTCGGTTCTATTGGGAGCGTACTACATCAGGTCGCGGATTGGCCGGACAGGCTTACCTACCTGGGCCGCATCATCCAGGATTATAACACGCTTACCGCCTCAGCCTTTAACGAACAATACGGCGGAGAAGCGATGAACCAAGTCATGCAATCACTCAATGAAGGCGTTGCCTATGGTAAGGCGATATATCAAAACTTTACCAACCAGCCAGTTGCAACCATTGTGGCTACGCTTATTGTATTCCTGATGTTTTATGCCATCGGACGGGTCTGCCGTTTTTTCCGCCAAAAGGGACAGGGCTCTTATCTCGTCAAAAAAGAACGGGAACTCGGGAGACAGGTCTTTGATCAGCCGGAGCACTCATAATCGGTTATACACACTTGCCACTATCCATTTCCCCAAAGGTTATCGGGATATGCTTATCCAAAGAAAGTAATCAAGGAAAAAGAATAGAACCTATTTGAGCTCGAGAATCTTAGCTGCCCGCTTGGGACCAATACCTTTTACTGATCGGAGCTCTTCTTCGGAGAGCTCCACCAGGGCTTCTTTACTCTTGATTCCTTTGTCCACAAGGTTTTCTGCCACGCGGCTGGTAACGCCGTCAATTTCGGTCAGCTGCTCGATAATCTGCTCGGTGGAACCTGCGTCGCTTCGTTTTTCGGCACCGCTCTGTGGAGGGGACTTCGAGGTCGTCTCCTTTTCTTCTGTCGTCCCGGGTTGCTCTTTAATTTCAGTCGGACGACTACTCTTTTTGTAGAGCCAATAACCGCCCAGCGGAATGGCAGCGATGAGTACTATTTTCCAGGATAATCGCATAAGACTTTACCACTGATATTGGGATTGCTCATACAAACTGTTTTGTAATAGTATAATCATAAATTTTATGCTTTCCTGCAATACAGGTTCTGTTCTTAGTGCTATTATTCGGCCGGTACCATCAACGTTTTTAATTCTTTGCCCGTAACTATTAAAACACTGACCCATAGCAGAGTCCACAGATTTACAATAACCGGAGATCCCAACAGCCCCGTCTGGTCTAATACACCGGCCTGATAAACCTTGTTCATCCCTATGATAACGACAAGGACATCAAAGATGAACGGCAACAATAAAAAGCCTGTGAAGGTCCACAAACGCTGCGAAGACGCAATACTCTTCCAGGCTCTTATCAGCGCAGGCACCAAAATAGCAGTGACCATCACGATGGCCAGTGCCCAGAGCGCGTTATCGCCAAGATAATCCCCAAGAAAGAATTCCAGCTCCATCAGTTCGTCTCCGCCGCCTATCATCGCAGTAAAGATACGAGCAAAGGGCATGCTGCCAAAAACTAATGCAAATCCCAGTGACTTTTTCCCGGGCAGGTTTTCATATTTCTTGCTCAGCAAATAATAACCAATGTAGATCATGATATAGGTGAATAGCGGACCAGCTATCGAGGCTAAAATTGTCAGATCTCCTTCACAACATAGCCCCCAGGTATTAAAATTCCGTTCCCCCCAGCAACCACAAATTATCCGTCCCACTGCAGTATGGGCTATTTCATGGAGTTCGTGCAATACAAACAATAAGGAGGTAAATGCAACGGTGTTTTTTAACGTAAGGTTTGGCTTAAGTGTTGATGCGATCTTTTGGGCAGATTCCATAATCAGCTGTCAGAAAAATTGCATTACAAAGATAATGAGAAAGACGGCCCTAAAGCAGTTTATAGCTTTATTATCATCTTGCAATTTAACT from Fodinibius salinus carries:
- a CDS encoding Na+/H+ antiporter NhaC family protein gives rise to the protein MTKMNNGSSWQISDGNWLNLTIAFIVVVVGIVFAGEIPKQGGHFGFWSILPPLVAIGLAFWTKEVISSLFVGIALGGFISGNINIVDAYLIPSIGTEDFALILLVYLWSLGGLIGIWTRTGGAERFAAWASEKIVRGPKSAKFFTWLMGLVFHQGGTISTVLTGATVRPIADEQEVSHEELSYMVDSTASPAATIIPFNVWPIYIAGLVVGTIPLFETTQDGVAFFIQALPFNFYGIFALIITFLFAWELLPWVPGKKMRKAISRSRETGKLDRDGADPMSSSELTEMDIPEDYSSGLVDFFGPIGTLLGVAIIPYGYTAYIMGNTEDPTLLIAEAFVLAVLTGMFVALAKGMKLKTVMDGFVDGCKGVTIGAIILALAVTLKEVADSVGTAAYVVELVGGAIAPPVLPAILMLLCMIIAFAAGTSWGTYAVVFPVAMPLAWSVMPDEFFITLCFGAVVGGSVFGDQCSPISDTTILSSLATGCDLMDHVYTQIPLALTAAGLGAGLYTLLVILFV
- a CDS encoding lysophospholipid acyltransferase family protein; translation: MTTSDFGTGEYVRSIIAITAFFIIFLIATPVILFLLLITFGKASNFVVEQIAPLMMYPVFWISGISFDQKIHADHLPEPAIYIINHSSTLDVLTILALGLPKIRFVAKWEFQYNPIFLLLGRLTGQIFIKRDKSEKAVETLQKTYRRIKRDELSIMMAPEGSRKHPGVIGPFKKGPFRMAMDLDYPIVPIYFEGNQQLSKGGTLITKSGELTAHIHEAIDISDWTVDNLEQHITEVRSRYIKWAGVENDDVRPIA
- a CDS encoding class IV adenylate cyclase, with the translated sequence MNILNIEIKARCEDPETIRSILEDQNADYKGTDHQIDTYFNVPEGRLKLRQGNIEKNLIFYRRPNSQTPEASNIDLMPAEHPEKLHALLDNALGTMVVVDKEREIYFIDNVKFHIDHVEKLGHFVEIEAIDEGGSIGEEKLRSQCQHYLELFDIPAEQLVAESYSDLLMNLDSD
- a CDS encoding glycerol-3-phosphate dehydrogenase/oxidase, with the translated sequence MNLDRNTLIKQLEDDPEIWDIIIIGGGATGLGTAVDAAARGYQTLLLEQHDFAKGTSSRSTKLVHGGVRYLQQGDIKLVKEALRERGLMHQNAPHLVKNLSFVVPAYKWWEGPFYGFGLKIYDAMAGDLGLGPSKLLSKEETLEHLPTLETDGLDGGILYHDAQFDDARMAITLMQTIRDQGGTAINYMKVTDLLKSDGNITGVQARDQESGDTYELKAKCVINATGIFTDQIRKMNNPSVSSIIQPSRGVHIVLDDSFQPGDSAMLVPHTDDGRVIFAIPWKERILIGTTDVPMEQPELEPYPTDEEINYLLKYAQKYLEGDPTRSDILSAYAGIRPLVSHSPDGDTADISRDHTLLTDSSGLITIAGGKWTTYRKMAEDTIDQAAEVGGLASRESPTEELHLHGWTFNNEPADSFQQYGSESSALKEIAENTDNGREPLHPNLPYTPAEVIWAARNEMARTVEDVLARRTRALLLDARASIEIAEAVASLLANELNKSQEWEEAQVEAFTKLAKQYLVTP
- a CDS encoding endonuclease domain-containing protein, producing the protein MAISFIPYNQKLVPLAVKLRNNSTVCNKLLWEELRERKLLGYKFDRHKPLGEYIVDFYSPELMLAIEIKDSKADYKSGYDKRRRKEIERFGVKVVTITDLQIKNNIKRVVERLKQQIKQIKESPNIA
- a CDS encoding phosphorothioated DNA-binding restriction endonuclease: MTEQEILQKFQSLTVWKSGDRRAPHKPLLVLLAIGYLQNNDKRLLGYKEIDPELKELLTEFGTPRNAGNTHYPFWRLQNDGMWEVERGDELVLNSSGGVRKTDLREKEIRAGFKPEVYEFLKEHPSVINTICSQLLDAHFPDTIHEDIIHETGISLEEQTISRKKRDPNFRHNVLQAYEYRCAICDFDVRMGAKTLCIEAAHIKWHSHGGPDDITNGIALCTLHHKLFDLGAFTLDEDLQFLISEKVVGTDGFDLWLGRFHGDEIRPPVRAVYEPAVNYIAWNHDEVFKSPGPES
- a CDS encoding 5-methylcytosine restriction system specificity protein McrC — encoded protein: MAKKQTADEWAKDLQANHSDVLELHDNQTAYLSTEFLSKHVDARYEDKITAKLGQQFLNLNRDPLNKLDLDSEIYYSGDSLKLKLRSHTSVGAIPLLSPITHKYEYSLIITPRFGWKGIGPILSTTGWKILPNILNLPQLKISERRVPPWVLSSVILGRLEELIKQLDRRFEMDELHRSKPKGKVDWADYAQKQVSKGKFLNFKCRYPELQENRELKSVVHFALKKQRQSLATQRDAGVYVLQLVDLCNQLIQKVSDCAPRQPNNLQIDYLQSSSLQGEAIEKGLQAIVWTTENQGLAGLGDLSGLPWKMNMEELFESYVETVIGEIVQQTGGTLKSGRNRETVVPISWDPPFLGSQGSLVPDLVVEKEDIVHIIDAKYKDHWEDLNTESWYNIGDTIRERHRNDLLQILAYASLPEDKEIRCSLMYPCKKKTWESLIERGRHVHTAEISRGNRHIQLNLTAIPFSMKDTEMDILRKLF
- a CDS encoding McrB family protein — translated: MDSLIELCTKSYNSEHWSEESEKAFDELFGSNGGRYSLRAQKDIQFRTPAAKTPFSAIIHESNPTSGGYSGMSFVIFPVEDGPAMIAMGVGTQGLSPDENIIGKPGHSRKINAIVRWLNEQYSGNEPIAWAKKDAVRTDITVPQNVVNAHPKYKNIFDRYGKEIYGFCIANDEVADKALKVFLDFNFEERGYTPLSAAEDEFKEIKSNYFSYLMPTVTQQKIGNLLRQRKYVVLQGPPGTGKTRLANKLLEEDYDNEGMTIQFHPNITYENFIGGLFPTSTGTELGLNFSISRGHLLDAVEQAYQTEENVLLVIDEINRADLAKVLGEAIYGLEPYEDRTIQLPYDFGGEVGQELTFPDNLHILGTMNTADRSIAILDVAIRRRFAFLNMWPQVEVVEEKGNEMTKEAYQKLLSIFINYASEDSFDLMPGHSYFIAHEDVDAATQMQTNLIPLLKEYLSQGYVANFADAIHAYIQEIEQL
- a CDS encoding helix-hairpin-helix domain-containing protein, producing MRLSWKIVLIAAIPLGGYWLYKKSSRPTEIKEQPGTTEEKETTSKSPPQSGAEKRSDAGSTEQIIEQLTEIDGVTSRVAENLVDKGIKSKEALVELSEEELRSVKGIGPKRAAKILELK